In Mixta intestinalis, the following are encoded in one genomic region:
- the puuE gene encoding allantoinase PuuE yields the protein MSESPEKKEYSFNKNYPRDLRGYAGKPPHAAWPGEARIAVQFVLNYEEGAENNVLHGDAGSEQFLSDIIGAASYSDRHMSMDSLYEYGSRAGFWRIHNEFQKRGLPLTVFGVAMALARHPEVVQAIAAAKYDVVSHGWRWIHYQGMDAKTERQHIQQAVDVLMDLFGRAPTGWYTGRDSPNTRRLVVEQGGFSYDSDNYGDDLPFWTQVTCQDGTVKPHLIVPYSLETNDMRFAMPQGFNTAEQFYTYLKDSFDVLYEEGESAPKMMSVGMHCRLLGRPGRFRALTRFLDYIQQHERVWICTRQQIAEHWIKHHPATES from the coding sequence ATGAGTGAATCTCCTGAGAAAAAAGAGTACAGCTTTAATAAGAATTATCCGCGCGATCTGCGTGGGTATGCAGGCAAGCCGCCGCACGCCGCCTGGCCCGGCGAAGCACGCATTGCGGTACAGTTTGTTCTTAATTATGAAGAAGGTGCTGAAAATAACGTTTTACATGGTGATGCCGGTTCCGAGCAGTTTCTCTCCGATATTATCGGTGCCGCCAGCTATTCCGATCGGCACATGTCGATGGATTCACTGTATGAATATGGTTCGCGCGCTGGCTTCTGGCGCATCCATAACGAATTTCAAAAGCGCGGCCTGCCGCTGACGGTATTTGGCGTGGCGATGGCGCTGGCGCGTCATCCGGAGGTAGTGCAGGCTATCGCCGCAGCGAAATATGATGTGGTTAGCCACGGCTGGCGCTGGATCCACTATCAGGGCATGGATGCGAAAACCGAGCGTCAGCATATTCAGCAGGCGGTGGATGTGCTGATGGATCTTTTTGGCCGTGCGCCCACCGGCTGGTATACCGGACGCGACAGCCCGAATACGCGTCGTCTGGTGGTGGAGCAGGGCGGCTTCAGCTATGACAGCGATAATTACGGCGACGATCTGCCATTCTGGACGCAGGTGACCTGTCAGGATGGTACGGTAAAACCGCACCTGATTGTTCCTTATTCGCTGGAAACCAACGACATGCGTTTTGCGATGCCGCAGGGTTTCAACACCGCTGAGCAGTTTTATACCTATCTTAAAGACAGCTTTGATGTGCTGTATGAAGAGGGCGAGAGCGCGCCAAAAATGATGTCGGTAGGAATGCACTGCCGTCTGTTGGGGCGTCCGGGGCGTTTTCGTGCGCTGACGCGCTTTCTGGATTATATCCAGCAGCATGAGCGCGTCTGGATCTGTACGCGTCAGCAGATTGCCGAACACTGGATAAAACATCATCCGGCAACGGAAAGCTGA
- a CDS encoding pyridoxal-phosphate-dependent aminotransferase family protein: protein MDISRFAQINPPPRLLMGPGPINADPRVLRAMSTQLIGQYDPAMTHYMNEVMALYRGVFSTENRWTLLVDGTSRAGIEAILLSAIRPGDKVLVPVFGRFGHLLCEIARRCRAEVHTIEVPWGEVFTPDQIEDAIKQVRPRLLLTVQGDTSTTMLQPLDELGAICRRYNVLFYTDATASLGGNVLETDAWGLDAVSAGMQKCLGGPSGTSPITLSSRMEAAIRQRRRVEQGIRTAAHQDGEDEMIWSNYFDLGMIMDYWGPERLNHHTEATTALFGARECARLLLQEGLDNAIARHRLHGEALLCGIEAMGLEIFGDRRHRMNNVLGVMIPSDIDGEQVRRLMLEDFAIEIGTAFGPLIGKIWRIGTMGYNARKDCVMQTLSALEAVLNRLGFRTVQGAALQAAWDRYSQ from the coding sequence ATGGATATCTCCCGGTTCGCACAGATCAATCCACCACCGCGCCTGCTGATGGGGCCTGGGCCGATTAATGCCGATCCGCGTGTGCTGCGCGCGATGTCAACGCAGCTGATTGGGCAGTACGATCCGGCAATGACCCACTACATGAATGAGGTGATGGCGCTCTATCGCGGTGTATTCTCTACGGAAAACCGCTGGACGTTGTTGGTGGATGGCACCTCGCGCGCCGGTATTGAGGCCATTCTGCTTTCGGCGATTCGTCCGGGGGATAAAGTGCTGGTGCCGGTCTTTGGGCGCTTTGGTCACCTGCTGTGCGAAATAGCGCGCCGTTGCCGGGCGGAAGTTCATACCATTGAGGTACCCTGGGGTGAAGTTTTTACGCCGGACCAGATTGAGGATGCGATTAAACAGGTGCGTCCGCGCCTGCTGCTGACGGTGCAGGGTGATACTTCCACTACCATGCTGCAACCGCTTGATGAACTGGGCGCGATCTGTCGGCGTTATAACGTGCTGTTTTATACCGATGCCACTGCCTCACTGGGTGGGAACGTGCTGGAAACCGATGCCTGGGGGCTGGATGCGGTATCGGCGGGGATGCAAAAATGTCTGGGCGGCCCGTCAGGTACGTCTCCCATTACGCTTAGCTCACGTATGGAAGCGGCGATTCGGCAGCGTCGGCGCGTAGAGCAGGGCATTCGCACCGCCGCGCATCAGGACGGGGAAGATGAGATGATCTGGTCCAACTATTTTGATCTGGGCATGATCATGGATTACTGGGGGCCGGAGCGCCTGAACCATCACACCGAAGCCACGACCGCACTCTTCGGCGCACGCGAATGTGCGCGCCTGCTGTTACAGGAAGGGCTGGATAATGCTATCGCCCGTCATCGGCTGCATGGCGAAGCGCTGCTGTGCGGCATTGAGGCGATGGGGCTGGAAATCTTCGGCGATCGGCGTCACCGTATGAATAACGTGCTGGGGGTTATGATCCCCTCGGACATTGATGGCGAACAGGTGCGCAGGCTGATGCTGGAGGATTTCGCCATCGAGATCGGTACCGCGTTCGGCCCGCTGATTGGCAAGATCTGGCGTATCGGCACCATGGGCTATAACGCCCGCAAAGATTGCGTGATGCAGACGCTTAGCGCGCTGGAGGCGGTGCTGAACCGCCTCGGTTTCCGCACCGTTCAGGGGGCGGCACTCCAGGCCGCCTGGGATCGCTATTCCCAATAG
- a CDS encoding amidohydrolase → MSNLTLSLLQQPLVWMDGAANLAHFDRLLDTLYGRDLIVLPEMFTTGFAMEAAHQSLPQEQVVAWLSGHARRLNAAIGGSAALQTDRGAVNRFLLVEPDGRLHYYDKRHLFRMGDEHHHYVAGERREIIHWRGWRILPQICYDLRFPVFSRNRNDYDLALYVANWPEARSHHWQALLMARAIENQAWVAGCNRVGEVAKGLRYSGDSLIISPQGEILARGAAHQPEVLDAGLSLTALNDYRASFPAWRDADEINGY, encoded by the coding sequence GTGTCAAATTTAACCCTTTCCCTGTTGCAACAGCCGCTAGTGTGGATGGACGGCGCGGCTAACCTGGCCCATTTCGATCGCCTGCTGGACACGCTTTACGGACGCGATTTAATCGTGCTGCCGGAGATGTTTACTACCGGTTTTGCTATGGAGGCGGCGCACCAGTCGCTGCCACAGGAGCAGGTCGTGGCCTGGCTGAGCGGACACGCCCGCAGGCTAAACGCGGCGATCGGCGGCAGCGCTGCGCTGCAAACGGACCGGGGCGCAGTGAATCGCTTTTTACTGGTGGAGCCGGATGGACGCCTGCACTACTACGACAAGCGCCATCTGTTCCGCATGGGGGATGAACATCATCACTACGTTGCCGGTGAGCGACGTGAGATTATCCACTGGCGCGGCTGGCGCATTTTGCCGCAGATTTGCTATGACCTGCGCTTTCCGGTCTTTTCACGTAACCGCAACGATTACGATCTGGCGCTTTATGTAGCGAACTGGCCGGAAGCGCGCAGCCATCACTGGCAGGCGCTGCTAATGGCGCGCGCTATTGAAAATCAGGCGTGGGTGGCGGGCTGCAATCGCGTGGGCGAGGTTGCCAAAGGGCTGCGCTACAGCGGCGACAGCCTGATTATCTCGCCGCAGGGAGAAATCCTCGCGCGCGGCGCGGCGCATCAACCTGAGGTGCTGGACGCCGGGCTGTCGCTGACGGCGCTTAACGATTATCGCGCCAGCTTTCCTGCGTGGCGCGATGCCGACGAGATTAATGGATATTAA
- a CDS encoding pyridoxal phosphate-dependent aminotransferase, which translates to MSYSLIPESKLPALGTTIFTQMSALAQQHNAINLSQGFPDFDGPRYLQQRLAHHVSLGANQYAPMTGVAALREAIADKTAALYGYQPDANDEITVTAGATEALYAAITALVRPGDEVICFDPSYDSYAPAVTLAGGVMKRQTLQPPAFRVDWQAFHQLLSPRTRLVILNTPHNPSATVWQQSDFAALWQAIADKEIYVLSDEVYEHICFTDEGHHSVLAQPHLRERAIAVSSFGKTFHMTGWKVGYCVAPPALSAEIRKVHQYLTFSVNTPAQLALADMLRAEPQHYRDLPTFYRARRDCLVQALSNSGFKILPCEGTYFLLADYSAVSDLDDVSFCRWLTENVGVAAIPLSVFCAERFPHRLIRLCFAKRETTLIAAAERLCQI; encoded by the coding sequence ATGAGTTACTCCCTCATTCCCGAAAGTAAGCTGCCCGCACTGGGCACCACGATTTTTACCCAGATGAGCGCGCTGGCGCAGCAGCACAATGCCATTAATCTCTCTCAGGGTTTTCCCGATTTTGATGGCCCGCGTTATCTGCAACAGCGGCTGGCGCATCATGTCAGCCTGGGCGCAAACCAATATGCGCCGATGACCGGCGTGGCGGCGCTGCGCGAAGCCATCGCTGATAAAACCGCAGCGCTGTACGGCTATCAGCCCGATGCCAATGATGAAATTACCGTCACTGCCGGAGCCACCGAAGCGTTATATGCCGCGATTACCGCGCTGGTGCGGCCCGGAGATGAAGTCATCTGCTTCGATCCCAGCTACGACAGCTATGCCCCCGCCGTTACGCTGGCTGGCGGCGTGATGAAGCGCCAAACGCTTCAGCCACCTGCGTTTCGCGTCGACTGGCAGGCATTTCATCAGCTGCTGTCACCACGCACCCGACTGGTGATCCTTAACACGCCACATAACCCTTCCGCTACCGTCTGGCAGCAGAGCGATTTTGCCGCGCTGTGGCAGGCGATCGCTGATAAAGAAATTTATGTGCTGAGCGATGAAGTTTATGAGCACATCTGCTTCACTGATGAAGGCCATCATAGCGTGCTGGCCCAGCCACATCTGCGCGAGCGCGCCATCGCGGTCTCTTCTTTCGGCAAAACCTTCCATATGACCGGCTGGAAGGTAGGTTACTGCGTCGCACCGCCTGCGCTCAGCGCAGAGATTCGTAAGGTGCATCAATACCTCACCTTTTCAGTCAACACGCCGGCACAGCTGGCGCTGGCGGATATGCTGCGCGCCGAACCGCAACATTATCGCGATCTCCCCACCTTTTATCGCGCACGACGTGATTGTCTGGTTCAGGCACTCAGCAACAGTGGCTTTAAAATTTTGCCTTGCGAAGGCACCTATTTTTTACTGGCGGATTACAGCGCCGTTTCCGATCTGGACGATGTCAGTTTCTGCCGCTGGCTGACTGAAAACGTGGGCGTGGCGGCGATCCCGCTGTCGGTATTCTGCGCCGAACGCTTCCCTCATCGCCTGATCCGTCTCTGTTTCGCCAAACGGGAAACCACCCTGATCGCTGCTGCGGAGCGCCTGTGTCAAATTTAA
- the cas3f gene encoding type I-F CRISPR-associated helicase Cas3f: protein MNILLVSQCNKRALTVTRSVLDRFAERKGERAWQTSMAHEELATLYALLRKTARRNTAVACYRIKSVGENELLWMVGNPRRFTANESVPTAITDSLRQSDGYSWPCGTTICLLAALAALFHDFGKANQRFQQMLRREAKGGLAWRHEWVSLRLFCAFVAERSDREWLTALSQVQAQDEVELLARLLRDDTNCYTNPFLALPPLARTVAWLILSHHHLPGNIFKTEPEPQLEDIDCWLTHQLTSSWNSRFKPQDKEDALNWALPDGTPLRSAIWRQKARKFASHALRHAPLEQYAHLNQRFTIHMARLTLMLADHFYSAQPPEAAWHDSDYLPYANTDNKTKRLKQRLDEHLTGVAHNAWLLGWYLPHIRKSLPVIAHHRVFKQPAKEDRFCWQDRAYETAKALAPRAARQGFFGVNMASTGCGKTLANARIMYALADEKQGCRFTVALGLRTLTLQTGSALQSRLKLEKGDLAVLTGSPAVQQLYHLAQSQADKTVSESPAGIAPTGALYPEPHYIRYEGSLNNGRLNQWLNRDHNINKLINAPVLVTTIDHIIPATEGVRGGKQIAPMLRLLTADLVLDEPDEFEGNDQHALCRLVNWAGMLGCRVLISSATFTPAQVEALFAAYRTGRTYYQHACGAPDTSPEICCAWFDEKATKAQDIADGKAFSAAHAAFVSQRVQHLKRNIIKRHGELIAVTPADRSIDAVITAMAQRFHLSLLQLHAKHHQTHSASGRELSVGLIRLANINPLVAVAKQLFTLGAPDNTRIHYCVYHSQHPLAGRSYIENSLDRVLMRHNPAAIWQVPEIAARLEYSTEQKHIFVVLATAVAEVGRDHDYDWAIVEPSSIRSIVQLAGRVLRHRSCAEPPAAANIHLLRKNYRALRSKTFACCRPGFEDRHFRLHSHDLKDLLSQKLLDRIDAIPRIQQPELSKGQVFSDLSVLEHARIRAELGGTPQKPARFCSALWWRSEATWSCELQRRSPFRYSAPDTQYYLWLEEAEGSLQWVVPDEGEAGWKAVSFKRADYAFAAGCGPWLEMHYARLYRQLAEEMAMTLAEVSQTFGEISLPLSQDEGWYFDTFLGVFGAPG from the coding sequence GTGAATATTTTGCTGGTGTCGCAATGTAATAAACGCGCTTTGACTGTCACGCGCTCTGTTCTCGATCGGTTCGCCGAACGCAAAGGCGAGCGCGCCTGGCAAACCTCGATGGCCCACGAAGAATTAGCAACTTTATATGCGCTGCTGCGTAAAACGGCGCGTCGTAATACCGCCGTTGCCTGTTACCGGATTAAAAGCGTGGGTGAAAATGAACTGTTATGGATGGTAGGTAATCCACGTCGTTTTACTGCTAACGAATCGGTGCCGACTGCTATAACCGACAGCCTGCGCCAGAGCGATGGATACTCCTGGCCCTGCGGTACAACGATTTGTCTGCTGGCGGCGCTGGCGGCGTTGTTTCATGATTTTGGTAAAGCGAATCAGCGTTTCCAACAGATGTTGCGACGGGAAGCAAAGGGAGGACTCGCCTGGCGTCATGAATGGGTTTCGCTGCGGCTGTTTTGCGCGTTCGTGGCTGAGCGCAGCGATCGCGAGTGGCTGACCGCATTAAGCCAGGTTCAGGCGCAGGATGAAGTTGAATTACTGGCTCGCCTGCTGCGCGATGACACGAATTGTTATACTAACCCTTTTCTGGCGCTGCCGCCGCTGGCGCGCACGGTTGCCTGGCTAATTCTCTCGCATCATCATTTGCCGGGTAATATCTTCAAAACCGAGCCTGAACCGCAGCTGGAGGATATTGATTGCTGGTTAACCCACCAGCTTACTTCATCCTGGAATTCCCGTTTTAAACCGCAGGATAAAGAGGATGCCCTGAACTGGGCCTTGCCTGACGGTACGCCGCTGCGTAGCGCAATATGGCGTCAAAAGGCGCGTAAGTTTGCCTCGCACGCGCTGCGTCACGCGCCGCTGGAGCAGTATGCTCACCTTAACCAGCGCTTTACCATCCATATGGCACGTCTCACCTTGATGCTGGCGGATCATTTCTATTCTGCGCAGCCGCCGGAAGCCGCCTGGCACGATAGCGATTATCTGCCCTATGCTAATACCGATAATAAAACCAAACGCCTTAAACAGCGGCTGGACGAGCATCTGACCGGCGTGGCGCATAATGCCTGGCTGCTGGGATGGTATCTGCCGCATATACGAAAAAGCCTACCGGTCATCGCCCACCATCGGGTTTTTAAACAGCCCGCTAAAGAAGATCGCTTTTGCTGGCAAGATCGTGCTTATGAGACCGCTAAGGCGCTGGCACCGCGTGCTGCCCGCCAGGGATTTTTCGGCGTGAATATGGCCTCGACCGGCTGTGGGAAAACGCTTGCTAATGCCCGCATCATGTATGCGCTGGCCGATGAAAAACAGGGCTGTCGTTTTACCGTCGCGCTGGGGCTCAGAACGCTGACCTTACAAACCGGCAGCGCATTGCAAAGCAGGCTCAAGCTGGAGAAGGGGGATTTGGCGGTATTGACCGGCTCGCCTGCGGTGCAGCAGCTTTATCATCTGGCGCAGTCGCAGGCTGATAAAACCGTTAGCGAATCCCCGGCGGGTATCGCCCCGACAGGAGCGCTTTATCCCGAACCTCACTATATCCGCTATGAAGGCAGCCTGAATAACGGGCGGCTGAACCAGTGGCTAAACAGAGACCACAACATCAACAAGCTGATAAATGCGCCAGTGCTGGTGACCACTATCGACCATATTATTCCGGCAACGGAAGGGGTACGTGGCGGTAAGCAGATTGCGCCAATGCTGCGGCTGCTTACGGCTGATTTGGTGCTGGATGAACCGGATGAGTTTGAGGGTAACGATCAGCATGCGCTTTGTCGGTTAGTGAACTGGGCAGGGATGCTGGGCTGTCGTGTACTGATCTCTTCCGCTACGTTTACACCCGCTCAGGTAGAGGCGCTGTTTGCCGCTTATCGCACTGGACGAACATATTATCAGCACGCCTGTGGCGCACCCGATACGTCGCCGGAAATCTGTTGTGCCTGGTTTGATGAAAAGGCGACGAAAGCGCAGGATATCGCTGATGGTAAAGCGTTCAGCGCCGCTCATGCGGCCTTTGTCAGCCAACGCGTTCAGCATCTGAAGCGGAACATAATAAAAAGGCATGGTGAGTTGATCGCCGTTACGCCCGCCGATCGCAGTATTGATGCGGTTATTACCGCAATGGCGCAGCGCTTTCATCTTTCCCTGCTTCAGCTACATGCGAAACATCATCAAACGCACAGTGCTTCCGGCAGGGAGCTTTCCGTGGGATTAATCCGCCTGGCGAATATCAATCCGCTGGTGGCGGTGGCAAAACAGTTGTTTACCCTGGGCGCGCCGGACAATACCCGCATTCATTACTGCGTTTACCACAGCCAGCATCCGCTGGCGGGACGTTCATATATTGAAAACAGTCTGGATCGCGTGCTGATGCGCCATAATCCAGCGGCGATCTGGCAGGTGCCGGAAATCGCCGCCCGGCTGGAATATAGTACGGAGCAAAAGCATATCTTTGTCGTGCTGGCGACCGCCGTTGCCGAAGTCGGGCGCGATCATGATTATGACTGGGCGATTGTCGAACCCAGCTCAATACGATCGATTGTGCAGCTGGCGGGGCGTGTACTGCGTCATCGTTCCTGCGCGGAACCGCCCGCAGCGGCAAATATCCATCTGCTGCGCAAAAACTATCGCGCCCTGCGAAGCAAAACCTTTGCCTGCTGTCGTCCGGGCTTTGAAGATCGGCATTTCCGGCTGCACAGCCACGATCTGAAAGATCTGTTATCGCAAAAGTTACTTGATCGGATCGATGCGATCCCACGTATTCAGCAGCCTGAGCTTAGCAAGGGTCAGGTGTTTAGCGATCTTAGCGTGCTGGAACACGCCCGTATAAGGGCAGAGCTGGGCGGAACGCCGCAAAAGCCTGCCCGTTTCTGCTCGGCGCTCTGGTGGCGTAGTGAAGCGACATGGAGCTGTGAATTACAGCGCCGTTCACCGTTCCGCTATTCGGCACCGGATACGCAATATTACCTGTGGCTGGAAGAGGCGGAAGGTTCTCTGCAATGGGTGGTGCCGGATGAAGGCGAGGCGGGCTGGAAAGCGGTCAGCTTCAAACGAGCAGACTATGCGTTCGCCGCTGGCTGCGGCCCCTGGCTGGAGATGCACTATGCCCGGCTGTATCGCCAGCTGGCTGAAGAAATGGCTATGACGCTGGCTGAGGTAAGCCAGACGTTTGGCGAAATTTCTTTGCCGCTCAGTCAGGATGAGGGCTGGTACTTTGATACCTTTTTAGGCGTATTCGGTGCACCTGGCTGA
- the csy1 gene encoding type I-F CRISPR-associated protein Csy1, with the protein MDEISLAWFIQHYINERRRARLEIAEKEAAKNISGLNSETEIQKRKLKLVEERAEIEERYKPQRWLTDAARRAAQINLVTHAVKFTHSDARGSNIYCSPSEQTVLESYLSTASLTHRNIDISGNAAALDVAKLLQTEHCGDSLIAALQRNDDSAFRVFARDDEQLASWIKGFKSVLENNAPASHKRAKQIYFPVSENSWHLLSPLFATSLVHAVQQRISAARFSDESKAIREAIKENRWHEKPRIFFNDTAVVSFGGTKPQNISWLNSIRGGKAFLLNCASPRWQSSRRLPLKQTTIFASKGDITYLTRGPVTQLKNYLLTVKTNTTQDRQQINIYIDTIIDIIFNYVVILQNDEEIAGWTRREDCCLKPACQLWLDPRRALTDEAFRQAREAKAWKDKVAWEFAYWLNTQLKDEKLNVGEAEHREWQTKPLFKARMRECEKMLKEALA; encoded by the coding sequence ATGGATGAAATTAGTCTCGCCTGGTTTATCCAACATTATATTAACGAACGCAGGCGGGCCAGGCTGGAAATAGCAGAAAAGGAGGCGGCTAAAAATATCTCCGGTCTGAATTCAGAGACGGAAATTCAGAAGCGAAAATTAAAGCTGGTGGAAGAGCGCGCTGAAATTGAAGAACGCTATAAACCGCAGAGGTGGTTAACCGACGCAGCACGACGTGCGGCGCAAATTAATCTGGTGACGCATGCGGTAAAATTCACCCACAGCGATGCCAGAGGCAGCAATATTTATTGCTCACCCAGTGAACAGACTGTACTGGAAAGCTATCTTTCAACCGCTTCTTTAACTCATCGCAATATAGATATTTCTGGTAATGCAGCCGCGCTGGATGTGGCGAAACTGTTACAAACAGAACATTGTGGTGATTCGCTGATTGCTGCCCTCCAGCGTAATGACGACAGTGCTTTCCGCGTTTTCGCGCGTGACGATGAGCAGCTCGCCAGTTGGATAAAAGGGTTTAAAAGCGTCCTGGAAAATAATGCGCCCGCCAGTCATAAACGAGCAAAACAAATTTATTTTCCCGTTAGCGAAAATAGCTGGCATCTGTTAAGCCCGCTGTTTGCAACGTCGCTGGTACACGCCGTTCAGCAACGTATTAGCGCCGCCCGTTTTAGCGATGAAAGTAAAGCCATAAGAGAAGCAATTAAAGAAAACAGATGGCATGAAAAGCCGCGTATATTTTTTAACGATACGGCGGTCGTGAGCTTTGGTGGAACTAAGCCGCAAAATATTTCCTGGCTAAATAGCATACGCGGCGGTAAAGCTTTTTTATTAAACTGCGCATCGCCTCGCTGGCAGTCATCACGCAGGCTGCCGTTAAAACAAACCACTATTTTTGCCAGCAAAGGAGATATTACCTATTTAACCAGAGGGCCGGTAACGCAGCTAAAAAATTACTTACTGACGGTAAAAACAAACACCACGCAGGATCGCCAGCAGATTAATATTTATATCGATACCATCATCGATATTATTTTTAATTACGTTGTCATTCTGCAAAATGATGAAGAAATTGCGGGCTGGACCCGGCGCGAGGATTGCTGCTTAAAGCCAGCCTGTCAGCTATGGCTCGATCCGCGTCGGGCACTAACTGATGAAGCGTTTCGTCAGGCGCGCGAGGCGAAAGCGTGGAAAGATAAAGTCGCCTGGGAGTTTGCTTACTGGCTTAACACCCAGTTAAAAGATGAAAAATTGAACGTTGGCGAAGCGGAGCATCGCGAATGGCAGACCAAACCGCTGTTTAAAGCTCGCATGCGGGAGTGTGAGAAAATGCTTAAGGAGGCGCTGGCATGA
- the csy2 gene encoding type I-F CRISPR-associated protein Csy2: MSSLIILRRVRVENANAIAGLTWGFPAITHFLGFTHALSLRLAVEKLALTGCGVICHDHQVHAYRSSWDYYFALTRNPLTREAKTAPFNEEGRMHMTVSLIIECEGMIADGEHGINRLSEKLQRICPTLRLAGGNITDIARISVVSRPETESEFKKLLWPLMPGFALLDRAPLLEQHFNELKQQQPQAEMLDAWLDFAALKMVAQPEENGMATWRVEPKPAAGFLVPLMTGWQGISPLYAPGEVENARDPTQPFRFVEAIYGVGEWRGVHRINDVDELLWRYHYQDGLYLCQSKRQVEELDYNEIDFD; the protein is encoded by the coding sequence ATGAGCTCGCTGATTATTTTGCGCCGTGTACGGGTAGAGAATGCCAATGCGATTGCCGGGTTAACCTGGGGTTTTCCGGCTATTACGCACTTTCTCGGTTTTACCCATGCGCTGTCGCTCAGGCTGGCTGTCGAGAAACTGGCATTGACGGGCTGCGGCGTTATCTGCCATGACCATCAGGTACATGCTTACCGATCGTCGTGGGATTACTATTTTGCCCTGACGCGTAATCCCCTTACCCGAGAAGCCAAAACCGCGCCTTTTAACGAAGAAGGCCGGATGCATATGACCGTCTCGCTGATTATTGAATGCGAAGGCATGATCGCCGATGGCGAGCACGGTATTAACCGGCTGAGCGAAAAACTTCAGCGCATCTGCCCGACGCTGCGGCTGGCGGGAGGCAACATTACTGATATTGCACGTATCTCTGTAGTTTCCCGCCCGGAAACGGAAAGCGAATTTAAAAAGCTGCTGTGGCCGTTGATGCCCGGTTTTGCGCTGCTCGATCGTGCTCCGCTGCTGGAGCAGCATTTCAATGAATTAAAACAGCAGCAGCCGCAGGCAGAAATGCTTGATGCCTGGCTGGATTTCGCCGCGCTGAAAATGGTGGCGCAGCCGGAAGAGAACGGCATGGCGACATGGCGCGTAGAGCCAAAACCCGCGGCGGGCTTTTTAGTGCCGCTGATGACCGGCTGGCAGGGGATCTCTCCACTTTATGCGCCGGGCGAGGTGGAAAACGCCCGCGATCCCACACAGCCGTTTCGTTTTGTTGAGGCGATCTACGGTGTGGGTGAATGGCGCGGCGTACATCGTATTAATGATGTTGATGAGCTGCTGTGGCGCTATCACTATCAGGACGGGCTGTATCTGTGTCAGAGCAAGCGGCAGGTTGAAGAGCTGGACTACAACGAGATCGATTTTGATTAA
- the csy3 gene encoding type I-F CRISPR-associated protein Csy3, with the protein MVKKTIKTASVLAFERKLSNSDAIMLAGNWQQESWQPIRIQEKAVRGTISNRLKNALNTDPTKLDADIQKANLQRVDVAALPFDADTLKVSFTLRVLGNLAVPSVCNDQDYQAALGGIINGYIRQHGLSELAGRYAQNLANARFLWRNRVGAEDIQVCIKSKSNRWTFNAWDYALREFSTPVGDLAELAQEIELGLSGESFTFFEIEAFVRLGQGQEVFPSQELLLDKKSEKSKVLYQVNGIAAMHSQKIGNALRTIDDWYPNAAEHELGPIAVEPYGSVTSRGKAYRQPKAKMDFYTLLDGWVTRGDAPAAEQQHYVIATLIRGGVFGEKEER; encoded by the coding sequence ATGGTGAAAAAAACAATTAAAACGGCTTCGGTATTGGCCTTCGAGCGCAAGCTGTCAAATTCTGATGCGATTATGCTGGCCGGTAACTGGCAGCAGGAAAGCTGGCAGCCCATCCGAATTCAGGAGAAGGCGGTACGCGGCACGATTTCCAATCGCTTAAAAAATGCGCTGAACACCGATCCCACCAAGCTTGATGCGGATATTCAAAAGGCCAACTTACAGCGGGTTGACGTTGCCGCTTTGCCGTTTGATGCCGATACGTTGAAAGTCAGCTTTACCCTGCGCGTATTGGGTAACCTTGCGGTGCCGTCGGTATGTAACGATCAGGATTACCAGGCGGCGCTGGGCGGCATTATTAACGGGTATATCAGGCAGCACGGCCTGTCTGAACTGGCGGGGCGCTATGCGCAAAATCTGGCAAACGCGCGTTTTCTCTGGCGTAACCGCGTCGGCGCTGAAGATATTCAGGTGTGCATTAAAAGTAAAAGCAACCGCTGGACGTTTAATGCCTGGGATTATGCGCTGCGTGAATTCAGCACGCCAGTCGGCGATTTGGCCGAGCTGGCCCAGGAGATTGAGCTGGGGCTGAGTGGCGAAAGCTTTACCTTCTTCGAAATTGAAGCTTTTGTGCGGCTGGGGCAGGGGCAGGAAGTTTTTCCTTCGCAGGAATTACTGCTGGATAAAAAAAGCGAAAAAAGCAAAGTGCTGTATCAGGTAAACGGCATTGCGGCGATGCACTCGCAAAAAATCGGCAATGCGCTGCGTACCATTGATGACTGGTATCCTAACGCCGCAGAGCATGAGCTGGGGCCGATAGCGGTTGAACCTTACGGTTCTGTGACCAGCCGCGGTAAAGCCTACCGTCAGCCGAAGGCAAAAATGGATTTTTACACCCTGCTTGATGGCTGGGTCACCAGAGGCGATGCGCCTGCGGCAGAGCAGCAGCACTATGTTATAGCAACGCTTATTCGCGGCGGCGTATTTGGCGAGAAAGAGGAGCGATAA